A genomic region of Bosea sp. 124 contains the following coding sequences:
- a CDS encoding BLUF domain-containing protein has protein sequence MSLIRLVYASESRLVEANRQAEIDRIIESARRLNARNDITGFLLATTASFAQVLEGDGRTVAETYGRIVADPRHDTVRLLAEHGIDQRGFPHWSMGLAERDETTTFIFGLYGVTPENDLPQHEADVLVDLAGELARQRS, from the coding sequence ATGAGCTTGATCCGACTTGTTTATGCCAGTGAAAGCCGGCTCGTCGAGGCCAATCGTCAGGCCGAGATCGACAGGATCATCGAGAGTGCCCGCCGCCTGAACGCCCGCAACGACATCACCGGCTTCCTGCTGGCCACGACCGCCTCCTTCGCGCAGGTGCTGGAAGGCGATGGCCGGACCGTTGCCGAGACCTATGGCCGGATCGTGGCCGATCCACGCCATGACACGGTCCGCCTGCTGGCGGAGCACGGGATCGACCAGCGCGGCTTTCCACATTGGTCGATGGGCCTGGCCGAGCGCGACGAGACCACGACCTTCATCTTCGGGCTCTATGGCGTGACGCCGGAAAACGACCTGCCGCAGCATGAAGCCGACGTGCTGGTCGATCTCGCCGGCGAACTTGCGCGCCAGCGCAGCTGA
- the crcB gene encoding fluoride efflux transporter CrcB: MTSTVLVFFGAGIGGMLRHGVNLVSPRWFGTGFPAGTLLINVLGSALMGLIAGWLAFKAQAEWSQSMRLFLTTGILGGFTTFSAFSLDAVLLWERGEIGLAAAYVLGSVILSLAALCAGLALVRSLS; encoded by the coding sequence ATGACCTCCACTGTTCTCGTCTTTTTCGGCGCCGGCATCGGCGGCATGCTGCGGCATGGCGTCAATCTCGTCTCGCCGCGCTGGTTCGGCACCGGCTTTCCCGCCGGCACCTTGCTGATCAACGTCCTCGGCTCCGCCCTGATGGGGCTGATCGCCGGCTGGCTCGCCTTCAAGGCGCAGGCCGAGTGGTCGCAGTCGATGCGGCTGTTCCTGACCACGGGCATCCTCGGCGGCTTCACCACCTTCTCGGCCTTCTCGCTTGACGCGGTCCTGCTCTGGGAGCGCGGCGAGATCGGTCTCGCCGCGGCCTATGTGCTGGGCTCCGTCATCCTCTCGCTGGCAGCGCTCTGCGCCGGCCTCGCACTCGTCCGGAGCCTGTCATGA
- the rplQ gene encoding 50S ribosomal protein L17: protein MRHGFRGRRFNRSVEHRKAMFANMSQALIKHEQITTTLPKAKDLRPVVEKLITLAKRGDLHARRQAIAQIKDVALVGKLFAVLGPRYKERNGGYLRIMKAGFRFGDNAPMAVIEFVDRDVDAKGQDSGPVFTAEDEAA, encoded by the coding sequence ATGCGTCACGGTTTTCGCGGTCGTCGTTTCAACCGCTCTGTCGAGCATCGCAAGGCGATGTTCGCCAACATGTCCCAGGCCCTGATCAAGCACGAGCAGATCACCACCACTTTGCCCAAGGCCAAAGATCTGCGTCCGGTCGTCGAGAAGCTGATCACGCTCGCCAAGCGCGGCGACCTGCATGCCCGCCGCCAGGCGATCGCGCAGATCAAGGACGTCGCCCTGGTCGGCAAGCTCTTCGCGGTGCTCGGGCCCCGCTACAAGGAGCGCAACGGCGGCTATCTTCGCATCATGAAGGCGGGCTTCCGCTTCGGCGATAACGCCCCGATGGCCGTGATCGAGTTCGTCGACCGCGACGTCGATGCCAAGGGCCAGGATTCAGGCCCGGTGTTCACGGCGGAGGACGAGGCGGCCTGA
- a CDS encoding adenylate kinase — translation MRLIFLGPPGAGKGTQAARIVAKHGIPQLSTGDMLRAAVAAGTPIGVKAKAVMDAGGLVSDEIVIGIVADRIEEADAKRGFILDGFPRTLAQAEALDTMLASKGLKLDTVLELKVDQSKLVDRIVRRAAEARAAGQPVRKDDDPEVFKTRLEAYNRDTAVVAPYYAARGQVVDIDGMKPIDEVTAAIEKALGAN, via the coding sequence ATGCGACTGATCTTCCTGGGGCCGCCGGGGGCGGGTAAAGGCACTCAGGCTGCGCGCATCGTCGCGAAGCATGGCATTCCGCAGCTCTCGACCGGCGACATGCTGCGCGCCGCCGTCGCGGCCGGGACGCCGATCGGCGTGAAGGCCAAGGCGGTGATGGATGCGGGCGGGCTCGTCTCGGACGAGATCGTGATCGGCATCGTCGCCGATCGCATCGAGGAGGCGGATGCGAAGAGGGGGTTCATCCTCGACGGTTTTCCGCGCACGCTGGCACAGGCCGAAGCGCTCGACACGATGCTGGCCTCCAAGGGCCTGAAGCTCGACACGGTGCTGGAGCTCAAGGTCGACCAGAGCAAGCTCGTCGACCGCATCGTCAGGCGCGCCGCGGAGGCGAGGGCCGCCGGCCAGCCGGTTCGCAAGGATGATGATCCGGAGGTCTTCAAGACGCGGCTCGAGGCCTATAACCGCGATACGGCGGTCGTGGCGCCCTATTATGCTGCGCGCGGACAGGTGGTCGATATCGACGGCATGAAGCCGATCGACGAGGTCACGGCAGCGATCGAGAAGGCGCTCGGAGCGAACTGA
- a CDS encoding tripartite tricarboxylate transporter substrate-binding protein, whose amino-acid sequence MLAHIVAWTAAIALGAVASIAPVVAQDSYPSKPITMIVPFAAGGSSDVIARLVGDEMGRVLGQRIVMENMGGAGGATALSRASRAEPDGYTIVIGNSGTNAASYTIYPDLKYTHADFAPVGLVAKTSPMIALKLDFPAKTLMEFVAYAKANPGKVSLGHAGVGSSNYLICRNFIKAAGVDVALVSYRGAGPALNDLMGGQIDGVCDAATSLSGAVMGEKVRALVVATPSRLASLPDVPTAAEAGLPAFQAQGWNAIFVPKNTPEPVIAKLNAALKTALSSANLQRRFKDLSSVVPAADEMTPAFVAALVPGEIEKYRLLLQDK is encoded by the coding sequence ATGCTAGCTCACATCGTCGCATGGACCGCGGCCATCGCATTGGGGGCTGTGGCCTCGATCGCGCCCGTCGTGGCCCAGGACAGCTACCCCTCCAAGCCCATCACCATGATCGTGCCCTTCGCGGCTGGCGGCTCGTCGGACGTGATCGCCCGGCTCGTCGGCGACGAGATGGGGCGCGTGCTGGGGCAGCGCATCGTGATGGAGAACATGGGCGGCGCGGGCGGGGCGACGGCGCTGTCACGGGCCTCGCGGGCCGAACCCGACGGCTACACCATCGTCATCGGCAACAGCGGCACCAATGCCGCGTCCTATACGATCTACCCGGACCTCAAATACACCCATGCCGACTTCGCGCCGGTGGGGCTGGTCGCGAAGACCTCGCCGATGATCGCGCTGAAACTCGACTTCCCGGCCAAGACGCTGATGGAGTTCGTCGCCTATGCCAAGGCCAATCCCGGCAAGGTCAGCCTCGGCCATGCCGGCGTCGGGTCGTCGAACTATCTGATCTGCCGCAATTTCATCAAGGCGGCCGGCGTCGATGTCGCGCTGGTGAGCTATCGCGGCGCGGGGCCGGCGCTGAACGACCTGATGGGCGGGCAGATCGACGGCGTCTGCGATGCGGCGACCTCGCTGTCGGGCGCGGTCATGGGCGAGAAGGTCAGGGCGCTCGTGGTGGCGACGCCGTCCCGGCTGGCGAGCCTGCCGGATGTCCCGACTGCGGCGGAGGCTGGCCTGCCGGCGTTTCAGGCGCAGGGCTGGAATGCGATCTTCGTACCAAAGAACACGCCCGAGCCGGTCATCGCCAAGCTGAACGCGGCGCTGAAAACCGCGCTGTCCAGCGCGAACCTGCAGAGGCGGTTCAAGGATCTGTCGTCGGTCGTGCCGGCCGCGGACGAGATGACGCCCGCCTTTGTGGCGGCGCTGGTTCCGGGCGAGATCGAAAAGTACCGGCTTCTGCTCCAGGACAAGTGA
- a CDS encoding DegQ family serine endoprotease, protein MTERFVRSRTRSAAGGLLLALAIGFAPWPAAGQARQVPESRQEISLSFAGVVKKSAGAVVNVYGARVEKQPRNPFMDDPFFRRFFGDGGFGVPQERVQRSLGSGVVVDASGLVVTNNHVIEGMSEVKVAFADKREVEATILLRDPRTDLAVLKLKSAKDLIAIELADSDKVEIGDIVLAIGNPFGVGQTVTQGIVSALARTQIGVGDAQSFIQTDAAINPGNSGGALVDMQGRVIGINTAIFSRSGGSHGIGFAIPAAMVRVVLESAKTGAKTVRRPWFGARLQALTPDVADGLGLDRPAGSVVAGVVEKGPAAEGGLRRSDVILAVDGVGVDDPESFGYRFATRPLGGVASLTVLRSGKRVTLPVKLIPAPELRPRDPVTLSGRSPLAGLTVMNLSPALAEELAIDAGTEGVVVAEIAEDSTAARIGFQKGDIVQALNGERMTNSRDVETALKERKRSWEVTISRGGQSVTSVFPG, encoded by the coding sequence ATGACCGAACGTTTCGTGAGAAGCCGGACCCGATCCGCCGCCGGCGGGCTTCTGCTCGCGCTGGCGATCGGGTTTGCTCCCTGGCCTGCGGCCGGGCAGGCGCGGCAGGTCCCCGAGTCGCGTCAGGAGATATCGCTCTCCTTCGCGGGCGTCGTGAAGAAGAGCGCCGGCGCCGTCGTCAACGTCTATGGCGCGCGCGTCGAGAAGCAGCCGCGCAACCCGTTCATGGACGATCCGTTCTTTCGCCGCTTCTTCGGCGATGGTGGCTTCGGCGTGCCGCAGGAGCGCGTGCAGCGTTCGCTGGGCTCGGGCGTCGTGGTCGATGCCAGCGGGCTCGTGGTCACCAACAACCACGTCATCGAGGGCATGAGCGAGGTCAAGGTTGCCTTTGCCGACAAGCGCGAGGTCGAGGCGACGATCCTGCTGCGCGATCCGCGCACCGATCTCGCCGTGCTCAAGCTCAAGAGCGCCAAGGACCTGATCGCGATCGAGTTGGCCGATTCCGACAAGGTCGAGATCGGCGACATCGTGCTGGCGATCGGCAATCCCTTCGGTGTCGGCCAGACGGTGACACAGGGTATCGTCTCGGCGCTGGCGCGCACGCAGATCGGTGTCGGTGACGCCCAATCCTTCATCCAGACCGACGCAGCGATCAATCCCGGCAATTCCGGCGGCGCGCTGGTCGACATGCAGGGCCGCGTGATCGGCATCAACACGGCGATCTTCTCGCGCTCCGGCGGCAGCCACGGCATCGGTTTCGCCATTCCCGCCGCCATGGTGCGGGTCGTGCTGGAAAGCGCGAAGACCGGCGCCAAGACGGTGCGCCGGCCGTGGTTCGGAGCCCGGCTGCAGGCGCTGACGCCCGATGTCGCAGACGGGCTCGGGCTCGACCGGCCGGCCGGCTCGGTCGTCGCCGGCGTGGTCGAGAAGGGGCCCGCGGCGGAGGGAGGCCTGCGCCGCTCCGATGTGATTCTGGCCGTCGACGGGGTCGGCGTCGATGATCCGGAGTCCTTCGGCTATCGCTTCGCGACGCGGCCGCTTGGTGGCGTCGCCAGCCTGACGGTGCTGCGCTCCGGAAAACGCGTCACCTTGCCGGTGAAGCTGATTCCGGCGCCGGAGCTGCGTCCGCGTGATCCGGTGACGCTGTCGGGCCGTTCGCCGCTCGCGGGGTTGACCGTGATGAACCTGTCGCCGGCCCTCGCCGAGGAACTGGCGATCGATGCCGGCACCGAAGGGGTCGTGGTCGCCGAGATCGCGGAGGACAGCACGGCCGCCCGCATCGGCTTCCAGAAGGGCGACATCGTTCAGGCCCTGAACGGCGAGCGCATGACGAATTCGCGTGATGTCGAGACCGCACTGAAGGAGCGCAAGCGCTCCTGGGAGGTGACGATCTCGCGCGGCGGCCAGAGCGTGACCTCGGTCTTCCCGGGGTGA
- the rpsK gene encoding 30S ribosomal protein S11 has product MAKEAQRVKRRERKNIVSGVAHVNASFNNTMITITDAQGNTISWSSAGTMGFKGSRKSTPYAAQVAAEDAARKAAEHGMRTLEVEVTGPGSGRESALRALQAAGFTVTSIRDVTPIPHNGCRPRKRRRV; this is encoded by the coding sequence ATGGCCAAGGAAGCCCAGCGCGTTAAGCGCCGCGAACGCAAGAACATCGTTTCCGGCGTTGCGCATGTGAACGCCTCGTTCAACAACACCATGATCACCATCACCGACGCGCAGGGCAACACGATCTCGTGGTCGTCCGCCGGCACGATGGGCTTCAAGGGTTCGCGGAAGTCGACGCCCTACGCCGCCCAGGTTGCCGCCGAGGACGCCGCCCGCAAGGCTGCCGAGCACGGCATGCGCACGCTGGAAGTCGAAGTCACCGGCCCGGGTTCGGGACGTGAATCGGCCCTGCGCGCCCTCCAGGCCGCCGGCTTCACCGTGACCTCGATCCGCGACGTGACGCCGATCCCGCATAACGGCTGCCGTCCGCGCAAGCGCCGTCGCGTCTGA
- the rpsM gene encoding 30S ribosomal protein S13, whose product MARIAGVNIPTNKRVVIGLQYIHGIGASKAQEICTKVGIAAERRVNQLTDAEVLQIREAIDRDYLVEGDLRREVSMNIKRLMDLGCYRGLRHRRGLPVRGQRTHTNARTRKGKPKAIAGKKK is encoded by the coding sequence ATGGCTCGTATCGCGGGCGTCAACATTCCGACCAATAAGCGCGTCGTCATCGGCCTGCAGTACATCCACGGCATCGGCGCGTCCAAGGCCCAGGAAATCTGCACCAAGGTCGGCATTGCCGCCGAGCGCCGTGTCAACCAGCTGACCGATGCCGAAGTCCTTCAGATCCGCGAGGCGATCGATCGCGATTATCTCGTCGAGGGCGATCTGCGCCGCGAAGTCTCGATGAACATCAAGCGCCTGATGGATCTGGGCTGCTATCGCGGCCTGCGCCATCGCCGTGGCCTGCCGGTTCGCGGTCAGCGCACGCATACCAATGCGCGCACCCGGAAGGGTAAGCCGAAGGCGATCGCCGGCAAGAAGAAGTGA
- the secY gene encoding preprotein translocase subunit SecY, translating to MASAAEQLASNLNFGAFAKADELKKRIWFTLGALVIFRLGTYIPLPGMNPDAVADLFKQSQTGVLGLFNMFSGGAVGRLAIFALAIMPYISASIIIQLLSSVVPTFETLKKEGEQGRKILNQYTRYLTLVLAVFQAYGIGVGLQGSGNLVLEPGPFFLLSTTLTLVGGTMFLLWLGEQITSRGIGNGTSMIIFSGIIAEFPSQLAQTLELGRQGAISTGLLLLILVMAICVIAFCVFMERAQRRLLINYPKRQVGNRMYEGQTSFLPLKLNTAGVIPPIFASSLLLLPTTIASFSQASGGTGFLSIVATYLAHGRPLFMFLYAALIIFFCFFYTAIVFNPVETADNLKKHGGFMPGIRPGERTAEHIDRVLTRITVLGAGYLTIVCLIPEFMITYAQIPIILLGGTSLLIVVTTTMDTVAQVHGHLLAHQYEGLVKKAKLRGAKR from the coding sequence ATGGCATCGGCGGCTGAACAGCTTGCTTCCAACCTGAACTTCGGGGCGTTCGCCAAGGCGGACGAGCTGAAGAAGCGGATCTGGTTCACCCTCGGGGCGCTGGTGATCTTCCGGCTCGGCACCTATATCCCGCTGCCCGGCATGAACCCTGACGCGGTCGCCGACCTGTTCAAGCAGTCGCAGACGGGCGTGCTGGGCCTGTTCAACATGTTTTCCGGCGGCGCCGTCGGCCGGCTTGCGATCTTCGCACTGGCGATCATGCCGTATATCTCGGCCTCGATCATCATCCAGCTGCTCTCCAGCGTCGTCCCGACCTTCGAGACGCTGAAGAAGGAGGGTGAGCAGGGCCGCAAGATCCTGAACCAGTACACGCGCTACCTGACGCTCGTGCTGGCGGTGTTCCAGGCCTATGGCATCGGCGTCGGCCTCCAGGGCTCGGGCAATCTGGTGCTGGAGCCGGGGCCGTTCTTCCTGCTCTCGACCACGCTGACACTCGTCGGTGGCACGATGTTCCTGCTCTGGCTCGGTGAGCAGATCACCAGCCGCGGCATCGGCAACGGCACCTCGATGATCATCTTCTCGGGCATCATCGCCGAATTCCCCTCGCAACTCGCGCAGACGCTCGAACTCGGCCGCCAGGGTGCGATCTCGACGGGCCTGCTGCTGCTGATCCTGGTGATGGCGATCTGCGTCATCGCGTTCTGCGTGTTCATGGAGCGGGCTCAGCGCCGGCTGTTGATCAATTACCCCAAGCGCCAGGTCGGCAACCGGATGTATGAGGGCCAGACCTCGTTCCTGCCGCTGAAGCTCAACACGGCCGGCGTCATTCCGCCGATCTTCGCCTCCTCGCTCTTGCTGCTGCCGACGACGATCGCGAGCTTCAGCCAAGCCTCCGGCGGGACGGGCTTCCTGTCCATCGTCGCGACCTATCTGGCCCATGGTCGGCCGCTGTTCATGTTCCTCTACGCGGCGCTGATCATCTTCTTCTGCTTCTTCTACACCGCGATCGTGTTCAACCCGGTCGAGACGGCGGACAACCTCAAGAAGCATGGCGGCTTCATGCCGGGTATCCGCCCGGGCGAGCGCACCGCCGAGCATATCGACCGCGTGCTGACCCGCATCACCGTGCTCGGCGCAGGCTATTTGACTATCGTCTGCCTTATCCCCGAGTTCATGATCACCTATGCCCAGATTCCGATCATCCTGCTGGGCGGCACGTCGCTGCTCATCGTGGTGACGACGACCATGGACACCGTGGCGCAAGTCCACGGACACCTGCTGGCCCATCAGTATGAGGGGCTGGTGAAGAAGGCCAAGCTGCGAGGGGCGAAACGCTGA
- a CDS encoding DNA-directed RNA polymerase subunit alpha encodes MISKNWQDLSKPNKLEIKVGDDPKRQATVIARPLERGFGMTLGNALRRVLLSSLQGAAVTAVQIDGVLHEFSSIPGVREDVTDIVLNIKAIAVKMQGEGPKRMTLRKTGPGTVTAGDINTIGDVSILNPDLVLCTLDEGSEIRMEFTVNTGKGYVPSEQNRPEDAPIGLIPVDSLYSPVKKVSYRVENTREGQNLDRDMLTLNIETNGSVTPEDALALAARILQDQLAVFITFEEPRKEEAVSTAPQLPFNPALLKKVDELELSVRSANCLKNDNIVYIGDLIQKSEGEMLRTPNFGRKSLNEIKEVLATMGLHLGMDVTGWPPENIEELAKRFEEHY; translated from the coding sequence GTGATCAGCAAGAACTGGCAGGATCTGTCAAAGCCCAACAAGCTCGAAATCAAGGTCGGAGACGATCCGAAGCGTCAGGCGACCGTCATCGCCCGTCCGCTGGAGCGCGGTTTCGGCATGACGCTCGGCAACGCGCTGCGTCGCGTGCTGCTCTCCTCGCTCCAGGGCGCGGCCGTCACCGCCGTCCAGATCGACGGCGTGCTGCATGAATTCTCATCGATCCCGGGCGTCCGCGAGGACGTCACCGACATCGTCCTCAACATCAAGGCCATCGCGGTCAAGATGCAGGGCGAGGGCCCCAAGCGCATGACCCTGCGCAAGACCGGCCCGGGCACTGTCACCGCCGGCGACATCAACACCATTGGCGACGTCTCGATCCTGAACCCCGATCTCGTGCTCTGCACGCTGGACGAGGGCTCCGAGATCCGCATGGAGTTTACGGTCAACACCGGCAAGGGCTACGTCCCCTCCGAGCAGAACCGCCCGGAAGATGCGCCGATCGGCCTGATCCCGGTCGACAGCCTGTATTCGCCGGTCAAGAAGGTGTCCTACCGCGTCGAGAACACCCGCGAGGGCCAGAATCTCGACCGCGACATGCTTACCCTGAACATCGAGACCAACGGCTCGGTGACCCCTGAGGACGCGCTGGCTCTGGCCGCCCGCATCCTGCAGGACCAACTCGCCGTCTTCATCACCTTCGAGGAGCCGCGCAAGGAAGAGGCCGTCTCGACCGCGCCGCAGCTGCCCTTCAACCCGGCGCTGCTCAAGAAGGTCGACGAGCTCGAGCTTTCGGTGCGTTCGGCGAACTGCCTGAAGAACGACAACATCGTCTATATCGGCGACCTGATCCAGAAGTCGGAGGGCGAGATGCTGCGCACCCCGAACTTCGGCCGCAAGTCGCTGAACGAGATCAAGGAAGTGCTCGCCACCATGGGCCTCCACCTCGGCATGGACGTCACCGGCTGGCCGCCGGAGAACATCGAAGAGCTCGCGAAGCGCTTCGAGGAGCATTACTGA
- a CDS encoding prolyl oligopeptidase family serine peptidase yields MEGTQADERKCAEQEGAVWVSHKLGTECLATYASHPAPKPDQVPPEALVIYLHGDHLSGGKSLGDYEKITPETLVRNMRRQSFKPGVVYLLLARPGVFGSSGDHKQRRRAKEFHSIAAAIETLRERYRRPSIVVVGQSGGSAAIGAVLTLGARNIACAVMGSGVYAVNARAEFRRRLLGQPSRPGCDVTGYCDAYESIDHIASIVRDPARRLIVVGDPRDQNTPFALQLDWVERLRKAGHGVEVVETEGRGPDHHGVTRTSFQLARGCIPSP; encoded by the coding sequence GTGGAGGGCACGCAAGCCGACGAGAGGAAATGCGCCGAACAGGAGGGCGCCGTCTGGGTCTCGCACAAGCTCGGAACGGAATGTCTGGCGACCTACGCGTCTCATCCGGCACCCAAGCCCGATCAGGTCCCGCCAGAGGCCCTCGTCATCTATCTGCACGGCGATCACCTGAGCGGGGGAAAGTCGCTCGGCGACTACGAGAAGATCACGCCGGAAACGCTGGTCCGCAACATGCGCCGACAGTCGTTCAAGCCCGGCGTGGTCTATCTGCTTCTGGCGAGACCGGGGGTCTTCGGATCATCGGGGGATCACAAGCAGCGCCGTCGTGCGAAGGAGTTCCACTCCATCGCGGCTGCGATCGAGACTCTGCGTGAACGATATCGCAGGCCAAGTATCGTCGTGGTCGGGCAGTCGGGCGGCAGCGCCGCCATCGGCGCGGTGCTGACGCTGGGCGCGAGAAACATCGCCTGTGCGGTCATGGGTTCGGGCGTCTATGCCGTCAACGCCAGAGCCGAGTTCAGGCGTCGGCTGCTTGGCCAGCCGTCGCGCCCGGGATGTGACGTGACGGGCTATTGCGACGCCTATGAAAGTATCGATCACATTGCGAGCATCGTTCGCGACCCGGCACGCCGCCTGATCGTCGTCGGCGATCCCAGGGATCAGAACACGCCCTTCGCCTTGCAGCTCGACTGGGTGGAGCGGCTCCGGAAAGCCGGGCACGGCGTCGAGGTCGTCGAGACGGAAGGTCGAGGGCCGGACCATCATGGCGTCACGAGGACGTCGTTCCAGCTGGCGCGCGGCTGCATCCCGTCCCCTTGA
- a CDS encoding replication-associated recombination protein A: protein MSDLFAASGLDKSGPRPLADRLRPTTLAEVAGQEHLTGPDGALTRLVHSGSLGSLIFWGPPGTGKTTVARLLAGQVDLGFEQISAIFSGIADLKKVFESARGRRLGGKGTLLFVDEIHRFNRAQLDAFLPVMEDGTITLVGATTENPSFALNAALLSRARVLTFKSLDEGSLLFLLGRAELLENRELPLTPEARAALARFADGDGRAVLTLAEELWRAAKPGEIFDEAGLAEVIQRRAPIYDKAQDGHYNLISALHKTIRGSDPDAALYYFARMLDAGEDPRFLARRLVRMAVEDIGLADPQALVHARAAAQTYEQLGSPEGELALANTVIYLATAPKSNAAYMAYKAARRVAAERGSLMPPKTILNAPTKLMKNEGYGADYNYDHDAPDAFSGQNYWPDALGRQRFYDPPERGFEREIRKRLEYWEKLREERGE from the coding sequence GTGAGCGATCTGTTCGCCGCCTCAGGGCTGGACAAGTCCGGCCCGCGTCCGCTCGCCGACCGCTTGCGTCCGACGACGCTGGCCGAGGTCGCTGGCCAGGAGCACCTGACCGGGCCGGACGGGGCGCTGACGCGCCTGGTGCATTCGGGTTCGCTCGGCAGCCTGATCTTCTGGGGCCCGCCCGGCACGGGCAAGACGACCGTGGCGCGGCTGCTCGCCGGGCAGGTCGATCTCGGCTTCGAGCAGATCAGTGCGATCTTCTCCGGTATTGCCGATCTCAAGAAGGTCTTCGAATCGGCGCGTGGGCGCCGCCTCGGCGGCAAGGGCACGCTGCTCTTCGTCGACGAGATCCACCGCTTCAACCGGGCCCAGCTCGACGCCTTCCTGCCGGTGATGGAGGACGGCACGATCACGCTGGTCGGGGCGACCACCGAGAACCCGTCCTTCGCACTCAACGCGGCGCTGCTGTCGCGTGCCCGCGTGCTGACCTTCAAGTCGCTGGACGAGGGCTCTCTGCTCTTCCTGCTCGGCCGGGCCGAGTTGCTCGAGAATCGCGAATTGCCGCTGACGCCGGAGGCGAGGGCTGCGCTGGCGCGCTTCGCCGATGGCGACGGGCGTGCCGTGCTGACGCTGGCCGAGGAGCTGTGGCGCGCCGCCAAGCCCGGCGAGATCTTCGACGAGGCGGGGCTGGCCGAGGTGATCCAGCGCCGCGCGCCGATCTACGACAAGGCGCAGGACGGCCACTACAACCTGATCTCGGCGCTGCATAAAACGATCCGCGGTTCGGATCCCGATGCGGCGCTGTATTATTTCGCCCGCATGCTCGACGCCGGCGAGGACCCGCGCTTCCTGGCGCGGCGGCTGGTGCGGATGGCGGTCGAGGATATCGGGCTCGCCGATCCGCAGGCGCTGGTGCACGCGCGGGCCGCGGCGCAGACCTATGAGCAGCTCGGCTCGCCCGAGGGCGAACTGGCACTCGCCAACACGGTCATCTATCTCGCGACCGCGCCGAAATCGAATGCCGCCTACATGGCCTACAAGGCCGCGCGCCGCGTCGCGGCCGAGCGCGGCTCGCTGATGCCGCCCAAGACCATCCTCAACGCCCCGACCAAGCTGATGAAAAACGAGGGCTATGGCGCGGACTACAACTACGACCACGACGCGCCCGACGCCTTCTCGGGCCAGAACTACTGGCCGGACGCGCTCGGCCGGCAGCGCTTCTACGACCCGCCGGAGCGCGGTTTCGAACGCGAGATCAGGAAGCGGCTGGAGTATTGGGAGAAGCTGCGGGAAGAGCGGGGGGAGTAG